TGGGCCTCGATCGGCAGGCGATCGAGGCGCTGTCCCGCATAGGCCAGACCGATAGCCAGAACCGCCGTGCTGCGACGAAGCTGAGCCAGCGTCCGATCATAGTGGCCACCGCCCTGCCCCAGCCTCGCTCCCGTATTGTCAAAAGCCAGCAGCGGCACGAGGACTAGGTCAGGCACCACCGTATCCGCCAATGGCAGAGGGGACGGGCATCCCGCCAGATCGGGCTCAAGGGGATCCCCCGGTGTCCAGCGGCGAAAGATCATCGCCTCATCCCGCCGGACGACGACGGGAAGGCTGAGCCGGTGCCCCTGTCGCAACAGGGCTTGGGCGAGAGGCGCGACGTCCATCTCCGAGCCCATGGCGCGATAGACGGCAACCTCGCGCCCTGGAGGCAGGGAGGCTGCGTGGTCCGCGACACGACCGGCGGCATCGGGACTGGCATCGGAGAGGTTGCGGCGCAGGGCACGCATCTGTGCGCGAAGAACCGTCTTGTCGGAGGTCATCGCGCGCTCATTGCTCGCCACAGGGCGTTGG
The genomic region above belongs to Brevundimonas vitisensis and contains:
- a CDS encoding 5-formyltetrahydrofolate cyclo-ligase, which translates into the protein MTSDKTVLRAQMRALRRNLSDASPDAAGRVADHAASLPPGREVAVYRAMGSEMDVAPLAQALLRQGHRLSLPVVVRRDEAMIFRRWTPGDPLEPDLAGCPSPLPLADTVVPDLVLVPLLAFDNTGARLGQGGGHYDRTLAQLRRSTAVLAIGLAYAGQRLDRLPIEAHDQGLDGILTESGYIPARKV